CTCCGGCATGTGCAAGCTGGGACATGTTTAAAAGCTTTGAAGAAAGAGGAAGGTTTTTCAAGGATATGGTGAAGGAACTTAGGGGGTAGAAGAATGAATAGAAGATATCCTGTTGACTACAATATATTAATATCTGTGCTTATTCTTGTATCGATAGGTGTTATAATGGTGTTCAGCGCAAGCTCCGCCAGTGCTTATTATACCTATAATGATTCTTTTTACTTTCTGAAAAGGCAGTTATTATGGTCAACAATCGGTTTTTTTGCCATGACAATAATGATGAATATTGATTATCATAAACTAAGAAAAATTGTAGGTATATATTTATTTGGTTCTATTTTATTATTGATTGCTGTATTAATTCCCGGCATAGGTGTAGAAAGCTACAATGCAACAAGATGGATTGGTGTGGGAAGTTTTACAATTCAGCCTTCTGAATTTGCAAAATATGCGATTATCTTGTATATTGCAAATTATTTTGATAAAAAACCTAATTATGCAAAAAGTTTCAAAAAAGGAGTGCTACCTGTACTTTTTTTGGCAGGTTTATTATTCTTCTTGATTATGAAGCAGCCTAATTTCAGTACCGCAGGTACAATTTTTATTATTTCAATAATATTGTTATTTGTTGCGGGTGCAAAAATTTCTTTTATGGCTACACTATTTGGACTTGGTGGTTCTGCTGCACTTATTGTTGTTGCATCGGTAAAATATATTAGGCAAAGGGTTTTTACATTTTTAAATCCATGGCAGGATATACAAAAACATGGGTATCAAATTGTACAGTCATTATACGCACTTGGCTCAGGAGGGCTTTTTGGCGTAGGTTTAGGACGAAGCAGGCAGAAATTCATGTATCTTCCAATGCCGCAAAATGATTTTATATTTTCAATAATAGGAGAAGAACTTGGCTTAATTGGAACAGCGACAATACTTTTGTTATTTTTGTATCTTATTATGAGAGGACTTAGGGTTGCAGCTAAGGCGCCAGATATGTTTGGTTGTCTTATTGCAACAGGAATTACAGGACTTATAGGAGTACAGACATTGATAAATGTTGCTGTTGTAACTTCTTCAATGCCTGCTACAGGCGTATCTTTACCCTTTATAAGTTATGGGGGAACATCAACAGTTTTGATGATGGGGGCAATGGGAGTCTTATTAAATATTTCCCGTTATTCAAATTCAGACAGGAGTTGATTATTTTGAAATACTTGTTGACAGGTGGTGGTACAGGTGGACATATATATCCAGCAGTAGCTATTGCTGATGAAATAAAGAGAAATGAACCAGATGCAGAGATTTTGTTTGTTGGAACAAAAAATGGTCTTGAAAGTGAACTTGTTCCAAAATCCGGCTATGAACTAAAAACAATACGTGTCAAGGGTTTTAAAAGGAAAATTTCAATAGATATATTTAAAACTATAAATACAGCGTTTAAAGGACTTTTTGATGCAAGGCTTATAATTAATGATTTTAAACCTGATATTGTTATAGGGACAGGTGGTTATGTATGTGGACCTGTTGTAATGATGGCTGTCCTAAAAGGAATCCCTACCATTATACATGAGCAGAATGCCTTTCCCGGCATTACAAACAGAATACTTTCAGGATTTGTAAATAAGGTTGCTGTGGCATTTGAAGAGTCAAAAAAATATTTTCTATGCAAAAGGAAAATAGTGGTAACCGGCAACCCCATTAGGACTGAAGTATTGAGTGATAATAAAACAGCATCATTAAAGAAACTAAGTTTTAAAAATAACATACCCTTAGTTGTATCCGTCGGTGGAAGCAGAGGTGCCGAAAAGATAAACGAAAGCATGGTAGATTTTATTAAGTATATTGATGAAAACATTCAAGTTCTTATAATTACGGGCAGCAAGCAATATGATACAGTTTTAAAAAAAAT
This is a stretch of genomic DNA from Aceticella autotrophica. It encodes these proteins:
- the spoVE gene encoding stage V sporulation protein E, with amino-acid sequence MNRRYPVDYNILISVLILVSIGVIMVFSASSASAYYTYNDSFYFLKRQLLWSTIGFFAMTIMMNIDYHKLRKIVGIYLFGSILLLIAVLIPGIGVESYNATRWIGVGSFTIQPSEFAKYAIILYIANYFDKKPNYAKSFKKGVLPVLFLAGLLFFLIMKQPNFSTAGTIFIISIILLFVAGAKISFMATLFGLGGSAALIVVASVKYIRQRVFTFLNPWQDIQKHGYQIVQSLYALGSGGLFGVGLGRSRQKFMYLPMPQNDFIFSIIGEELGLIGTATILLLFLYLIMRGLRVAAKAPDMFGCLIATGITGLIGVQTLINVAVVTSSMPATGVSLPFISYGGTSTVLMMGAMGVLLNISRYSNSDRS
- the murG gene encoding undecaprenyldiphospho-muramoylpentapeptide beta-N-acetylglucosaminyltransferase, with translation MKYLLTGGGTGGHIYPAVAIADEIKRNEPDAEILFVGTKNGLESELVPKSGYELKTIRVKGFKRKISIDIFKTINTAFKGLFDARLIINDFKPDIVIGTGGYVCGPVVMMAVLKGIPTIIHEQNAFPGITNRILSGFVNKVAVAFEESKKYFLCKRKIVVTGNPIRTEVLSDNKTASLKKLSFKNNIPLVVSVGGSRGAEKINESMVDFIKYIDENIQVLIITGSKQYDTVLKKINSINADIKKNVKVIPYCYNMKDVYAAADLIICRAGAITLAELTATGTPSILIPSPNVTHNHQEYNAKVLVSNKAAEMIIERDLTGKLLFEKVNNLLKNPIMLERMKSNAKKMAKIDAVKIIYGYIKKLV